In Rosa chinensis cultivar Old Blush chromosome 1, RchiOBHm-V2, whole genome shotgun sequence, a genomic segment contains:
- the LOC112195475 gene encoding 17.8 kDa class I heat shock protein — protein sequence MSLIPGSFFGNGRRSNIFDPFSLDIWDPFQDFPLINSRSAPRSETAAVANTRIDWKETPEAHVFKADLPGLKKEEVKVEVEEGKVLQISGERKVEKEDKSDKWHRVERSSGKFLRRFRLPENAKVEQVKAAMENGVLTVTVPKVEVKKPDVKAIQISD from the coding sequence ATGTCTCTCATTCCGGGAAGCTTTTTCGGCAACGGTCGACGGAGCAACATCTTCGACCCGTTCTCGCTCGACATCTGGGACCCGTTCCAGGACTTCCCCTTGATCAACTCCCGCTCGGCTCCACGCTCGGAGACGGCGGCGGTGGCGAACACGCGCATCGACTGGAAGGAGACGCCGGAGGCGCATGTGTTCAAGGCGGACCTGCCGGGGCTGAAGAAGGAGGAGGtgaaggtggaggtggaggaagGGAAGGTGCTGCAGATCAGCGGCGAGAGGAAAGTGGAGAAGGAGGACAAGAGcgacaagtggcacagggtggagAGGAGCAGCGGTAAGTTCTTGAGGAGGTTCAGGCTGCCGGAGAATGCCAAGGTGGAGCAGGTGAAGGCGGCAATGGAGAATGGGGTGCTTACTGTCACTGTGCCAAAGGTGGAGGTCAAGAAGCCTGATGTGAAGGCCATTCAGATTTCTGACTAG
- the LOC112182736 gene encoding UDP-glycosyltransferase 76B1, whose amino-acid sequence MSPCKLQMEQRKGRRLILFPFPLQGHINPMLELANILHFKGFSITIIQTNFNSLNPSTHPQFTFHSISDDLSESEAAEDDLLLLLSHLNTKCSEPFRECLATLLSSLTEEPVACLICDPLFDFTQSVAESLKLPWILLRTSGASSTAVYSAFPLLWEKGYIPKQDSRLEETVTELSPVKVKDLPMIHSSDPERFFKLVRSITYETKDSYGYIFNTFEDLEQDALATIRKKFHIPVFPIGPFHKCVPATTSANSLLSQDRSCISWLNTQAPKSVIYVSFGSIAAINEAQFLEIGWGLANSKQSFLWVVRPGLVQGSEWLEPLPSGFLESLNGMGHIVKWAPQKEVLAHQAVGVFWTHTGWNSTLEGICEGVPMICIPFFADQMVNARYVSDVWKIGLQLEVGIKREEIERAIRRLMMEKEGEEIRDRVSKLKDMANLCLKQGGTSYQSLDDLINHILSLESLITKLTSQ is encoded by the exons ATGAGTCCTTGTAAACTTCAAATGGAGCAGAGGAAAGGCCGGAGGTTGATACTCTTCCCATTTCCCTTGCAAGGCCATATAAACCCTATGCTTGAGCTGGCCAACATTCTACACTTCAAAGGCTTCTCCATAACAATCATCCAAACAAACTTCAATTCTCTCAACCCTTCAACCCATCCACAGTTCACCTTCCACTCAATCTCAGATGACTTATCTGAAAGCGAGGCTGCTGAagatgatcttctccttcttctttctcatcTCAACACAAAGTGCAGTGAACCTTTCCGGGAATGCTTGGCCACCTTGTTGTCTAGTCTAACAGAGGAGCCTGTTGCTTGCTTGATCTGTGATCCACTCTTTGACTTCACTCAGTCTGTTGCCGAGAGCCTTAAGCTCCCATGGATTCTGCTAAGGACCAGCGGTGCTTCTTCCACTGCTGTCTATTCTGCATTTCCACTCCTGTGGGAAAAGGGTTACATTCCAAAGCAAG ACTCTCGACTGGAAGAGACGGTGACAGAGCTTTCACCTGTCAAAGTTAAAGATCTTCCGATGATCCACAGTTCCGACCCAGAGAGATTTTTTAAACTAGTACGCTCCATTACATATGAAACCAAGGACTCATATGGATATATCTTTAACACTTTTGAAGACCTTGAACAAGATGCACTGGCTACAATTCGCAAGAAATTTCACATTCCAGTTTTCCCAATAGGTCCATTTCACAAGTGTGTCCCAGCAACCACTTCTGCAAATAGCTTATTATCACAAGACCGGAGCTGCATTTCATGGCTAAACACTCAAGCACCAAAATCTGTTATCTATGTTAGTTTTGGGAGCATTGCCGCAATAAACGAAGCTCAGTTTTTGGAGATAGGCTGGGGACTAGCCAACAGCAAGCAATCCTTTTTGTGGGTGGTTCGACCCGGGTTAGTTCAAGGTTCGGAATGGCTAGAACCACTGCCTAGTGGTTTTCTTGAGAGCTTAAATGGAATGGGACACATTGTGAAATGGGCACCCCAAAAAGAGGTGCTTGCTCATCAAGCTGTTGGAGTATTTTGGACTCACACTGGTTGGAATTCTACATTGGAGGGCATCTGTGAGGGAGTCCCTATGATTTGTATTCCATTTTTTGCTGATCAAATGGTGAATGCAAGATACGTAAGCGATGTTTGGAAAATAGGATTGCAGCTAGAGGTTGGTatcaagagagaagaaattgaaagagCAATTAGAAGACTTATGATGGAGAAAGAAGGGGAAGAGATAAGAGATAGGGTGTCAAAGCTGAAGGATATGGCAAATCTTTGCCTGAAACAAGGTGGCACTTCATACCAATCTTTGGATGACTTGATTAATCATATCTTATCACTAGAATCATTAATCACAAAACTTACAAGTCAGTGA
- the LOC112182870 gene encoding uncharacterized protein LOC112182870, with the protein MAKSPEDPSFWLPSDFLANDDVHLMDNKGLSFRRAAAVSFPTEFPYEFDSSGSNSALSSPVESDVGSTETESSDEEDFLAGLTRRLAQSSLSQTQKLSVPSFANEKQPEWVMSGSPQSTLSGIGSWSSNGSPAGPSSQVPSPPTTPFGGQNDTWDLIYAAAGQVARLKMNSVEGAAKFSNNNSNGRGLLGPPRSPSPSLPCVQNQSPFTQFQQVRQDQVLQSQSSAASWGKPVKLNWSAQQQQQQQQIQNRGRNIGLYESGRCAHGVSLPQSQNAWPPLQAQHQNQQHPHRNTRPVLPNGSNVKRESTGTGVFLPRRYSNPNPTPEPPRKRAGCPTVLLPAKVVQALNLSFEDMNGHHQQHHLQPRFNNTALAPNHEALVARRNALLTQQRRGLRQDGPLNYEVRLPQEWTY; encoded by the exons ATGGCTAAGTCACCGGAAGATCCCAGCTTCTGGCTCCCCTCTGATTTCCTTGCCAACGACGACGTTCACCTCATGGACAACAAAGGGCTCAGCTTCCGCAGAGCCGCCGCTGTCTCCTTCCCCACCGAGTTTCCGTACGAGTTCGACTCGTCCGGTTCCAACTCGGCCCTGAGCTCGCCGGTGGAGTCCGATGTGGGCTCCACCGAGACGGAGAGCAGCGACGAGGAGGACTTTCTCGCCGGGTTAACTCGCCGCCTGGCTCAGTCCTCGCTCAGCCAGACTCAGAAGCTCTCCGTCCCCAGCTTCGCTAATGAAAAGCAGCCCGAG TGGGTCATGTCCGGGTCACCTCAGTCGACTCTGAGCGGAATCGGGAGCTGGTCTAGCAACGGAAGCCCGGCGGGTCCTTCTTCCCAGGTGCCGTCTCCTCCAACGACGCCGTTTGGGGGTCAAAACGACACCTGGGATCTGATTTACGCCGCCGCCGGACAAGTGGCGAGGTTGAAGATGAACAGTGTTGAAGGAGCAGCCAAGTTCAGTAACAACAACAGCAACGGCAGAGGGCTTCTGGGCCCACCTCGGAGCCCAAGTCCGTCTCTTCCTTGCGTCCAAAACCAAAGCCCCTTCACCCAG TTTCAGCAAGTGAGACAAGACCAAGTACTACAGTCACAGAGCTCTGCTGCTTCTTGGGGAAAACCAGTGAAGCTTAACTGGTCAGCTCAgcaacaacagcagcagcaacagaTCCAAAACAGAGGAAGAAATATCGGTCTGTATGAAAGTGGAAGATGTGCGCATGGTGTGAGTTTGCCCCAATCTCAAAATGCATGGCCTCCTCTTCAAGCTCAACACCAAAACCAACAACACCCACATCGCAATACCCGACCCGTTTTGCCTAATGGGTCTAATGTCAAGAGGGAGTCTACCGGCACCGGCGTCTTCTTGCCTCGCAGATACTCCAACCCCAATCCGACTCCTGAGCCACCTCGCAAAAGAGCAG GTTGCCCTACTGTTTTGCTCCCAGCCAAGGTGGTTCAAGCTCTGAACTTGAGCTTTGAGGACATGAATGGTCATCATCAACAACACCATCTTCAGCCACGATTCAACAACACTGCTTTGGCTCCAAACCATG AGGCTCTGGTGGCGAGAAGAAACGCGCTATTGACTCAGCAAAGAAGGGGTTTAAGGCAAGATGGGCCACTAAACTATGAAGTGCGCTTGCCTCAGGAATGGACCTACTGA
- the LOC112182871 gene encoding glycine-rich protein A3, whose product MGGGKDKHQGGGSGEETDKGLFGSLLHGVAGGQHGYPPQQHGYPPQGYPPQQGYPPQGYPPQQGGYPPQGYPPAGYPPQQGYAPQGYPPAAHGGHSGGGHGMGGILAGGAAAAAAAYGAHQLTGHHGQGSHQVSHGGYYPSHGMPGFGGHGKVKHGKFGKHGGKHGKFGKHGKHGGGKFKKWK is encoded by the exons ATGGGTGGTGGTAAGGATAAGCATCAAGGTGGTGGCAGTGGTGAAGAAACTGACAAGGGCCTTTTCGGTAGTCTTTTACACGGCGTTGCCGGAGGACAGCATGGCTACCCACCTCAACAACATGGCTACCCTCCACAGGGGTATCCACCGCAACAGGGATACCCTCCACAGGGCTATCCACCGCAGCAGGGTGGATATCCCCCACAAGGGTACCCGCCAGCTGGGTACCCGCCGCAGCAGGGCTACGCTCCACAAGGGTACCCGCCCGCCGCTCACGGCGGTCATTCTGGAG GAGGCCATGGTATGGGGGGAATACTAGCAGGGGGTGCAGCTGCTGCTGCAGCCGCATACGGCGCTCACCAATTGACAGGCCATCATGGTCAAGGCTCTCACCAAGTCTCCCATGGCGGCTACTATCCATCTCACGGCATGCCAGGGTTCGGGGGGCACGGCAAGGTTAAGCATGGTAAATTCGGGAAGCATGGGGGCAAGCACGGCAAGTTTGGGAAGCACGGGAAGCACGGTGGAGGCAAGTTCAAGAAGTGGAAGTAA